One window of the Halobacillus litoralis genome contains the following:
- a CDS encoding dimethylarginine dimethylaminohydrolase family protein, with translation MQETPTDNKVHCRTEYSPLSRALVVKPSFMKITEVINETQKYYKRNNINIPLALQQHEEFVDILEKNDVEVLELPAESDLPEQVFTRDIAFVIHNDLFLGSMNEQVREKETTRLEPWLHDNKISLENVFTGSIEGGDVMVDGSTIWVGRSGRTSARAVDELQARLPSFHVEALSLNDDILHLDCVFNIIGEGVALVYPPAFTSNDFEKLKASYHLIPVTNEEQFRMGPNVLTIGHGKVISLHANERLNRIMKSKGFQVIPVEFSEIIKSGGSFRCCTLPLRREE, from the coding sequence ATGCAAGAAACACCAACCGACAATAAGGTTCATTGTAGGACAGAATACTCTCCTCTCAGCAGAGCACTGGTTGTAAAGCCATCGTTCATGAAGATAACCGAAGTGATCAATGAAACGCAAAAGTATTACAAAAGAAACAATATTAATATCCCTCTGGCTTTGCAGCAGCATGAAGAGTTTGTTGATATCTTAGAAAAAAATGATGTAGAGGTGCTTGAACTGCCCGCGGAATCAGATTTACCTGAACAGGTTTTTACGAGAGATATCGCATTTGTAATTCATAATGACCTCTTCCTCGGTTCAATGAATGAACAAGTTCGGGAAAAGGAGACCACACGCCTGGAACCATGGCTTCATGATAACAAAATCTCATTGGAAAATGTGTTCACGGGTTCGATTGAAGGCGGTGATGTGATGGTGGATGGATCAACTATCTGGGTTGGAAGGAGTGGGCGAACGTCTGCCAGAGCTGTGGATGAGCTTCAAGCACGTCTCCCTTCTTTTCATGTTGAAGCCTTATCCCTGAATGATGACATCCTCCATCTTGACTGTGTTTTTAATATAATCGGGGAAGGGGTAGCACTTGTTTATCCTCCGGCTTTTACTTCGAATGATTTTGAAAAGTTAAAAGCCTCCTATCATTTGATTCCAGTTACAAATGAAGAACAATTTCGAATGGGACCAAATGTCCTCACTATCGGACATGGAAAAGTCATCAGCCTTCATGCGAATGAGAGGTTGAACAGGATTATGAAGTCAAAAGGATTCCAAGTCATCCCTGTTGAATTTTCTGAAATCATTAAATCCGGAGGCTCTTTTCGCTGTTGTACCCTCCCTCTGCGAAGAGAAGAATAA
- a CDS encoding anti-sigma factor, which produces MHNECDKVIDYFNDQLTEQEKSEFERHLESCDDCKEELAELQELTADLPFAADPVDPPSSMKDRVLGNVFAEEQPSEDDQEHETTPEKDKDKDNVVSVPVKNKRKRPWMVPALAAALLLSVAGNIYTIIQSENEVAGPVDEDPGEEEPEDQVLQRVQLQSEDNSMSGTAAMLDDKEEKLLVVQAENLTPLEQNEVYQVWLLKGDQPYPAGSFISNQNGEGAVAFPMQQLENVEGGEWDAVAISKEPGPNSQTPQGEVLMSAGL; this is translated from the coding sequence ATGCATAACGAATGCGATAAAGTCATTGATTATTTCAACGATCAACTTACAGAACAAGAGAAATCAGAATTTGAGCGCCATTTGGAAAGTTGTGATGACTGTAAAGAGGAGTTAGCCGAATTGCAAGAGCTGACTGCAGACTTGCCATTTGCTGCTGATCCTGTCGATCCCCCTTCTTCCATGAAAGATCGAGTGTTAGGAAATGTTTTTGCAGAAGAGCAGCCGTCAGAAGATGATCAGGAGCATGAGACAACACCTGAAAAAGATAAGGATAAAGACAATGTAGTCTCCGTACCTGTGAAAAATAAAAGAAAACGTCCATGGATGGTACCTGCCTTAGCTGCAGCATTATTATTGTCCGTTGCAGGAAATATTTATACGATCATTCAGTCAGAAAATGAAGTCGCAGGACCGGTGGATGAAGATCCTGGTGAAGAAGAGCCGGAAGATCAGGTCCTCCAACGTGTCCAGTTGCAAAGTGAAGACAACTCAATGAGTGGTACAGCTGCTATGCTTGATGATAAAGAAGAAAAATTGCTGGTCGTCCAAGCAGAGAATCTTACACCGCTTGAACAGAATGAAGTCTATCAAGTGTGGTTGTTGAAAGGTGATCAACCCTATCCAGCCGGTTCCTTTATATCGAACCAAAACGGTGAAGGGGCTGTAGCATTTCCGATGCAGCAATTGGAAAATGTGGAAGGGGGAGAATGGGACGCTGTCGCCATTTCAAAAGAACCTGGACCAAATAGTCAGACCCCTCAAGGAGAAGTCCTTATGAGCGCTGGCCTGTAA
- a CDS encoding RNA polymerase sigma factor: protein MTKGDQKLYHQMLHGDKQALEEIYEKYEKLLYSFAIKLSGDSQLAEEVLQEVFIKIWTKKAVYEEGKGKFSSWIVTITRYTCIDLIRKRKKNTVAFEEERDEVHQETPSTENLAEWREEGASVRQAVKKLSNEQRQMVDCFYFKGMAHREIAEQCELPLGTVKGRLRLALKHLRKELHQIREKGGIHDA, encoded by the coding sequence ATGACTAAGGGTGATCAAAAATTATATCACCAGATGCTGCATGGCGATAAACAAGCCTTAGAGGAGATTTATGAAAAATATGAAAAACTCCTTTACTCATTTGCCATCAAGCTTTCTGGGGATTCGCAACTAGCCGAAGAAGTATTGCAGGAAGTCTTCATTAAAATTTGGACCAAAAAAGCAGTTTACGAAGAGGGAAAAGGGAAGTTTTCCTCGTGGATCGTGACCATCACTCGATATACTTGTATCGATCTAATAAGAAAAAGGAAAAAGAACACCGTTGCTTTTGAGGAAGAGCGTGACGAAGTTCACCAGGAAACACCTTCCACAGAAAATTTAGCTGAATGGCGGGAAGAAGGGGCATCCGTGCGCCAGGCGGTGAAGAAGCTCTCTAATGAACAGAGGCAGATGGTCGACTGCTTTTACTTCAAAGGGATGGCACATAGAGAAATCGCAGAACAATGCGAGCTGCCATTAGGAACTGTTAAAGGGAGATTGAGACTTGCGTTGAAGCATTTACGAAAAGAGTTACACCAAATCAGGGAGAAAGGGGGCATCCATGATGCATAA
- a CDS encoding polysaccharide deacetylase family protein: protein MLRLAFISLGIILLLLCNLPITSHAASSHYPLQIKFPEYMLYQGQVQQKVIALTFDDGPDQRYTPEILDILKKHDVKATFFLMGSRVAKHSGVAQRIAAEGHAIGNHTYWHPNLAESNIRNMEWEISKTQEQILKATGEESHWFRAPYGALNEKQVLMLGNLNYKGIGWSIDTQDWRAPGKESIKDEVISKIHPGAIILMHNAGHWTQDLSGTVDSVDELIPLLKSLGYQFVTVPQMWEINNGGKVPIE from the coding sequence ATGCTGCGTCTTGCTTTCATTTCTTTGGGAATTATCCTGCTCCTCTTATGTAATCTACCTATAACCTCACATGCAGCTTCATCCCATTATCCTTTACAGATAAAATTCCCTGAATACATGCTCTATCAAGGGCAGGTACAACAAAAAGTCATAGCTTTAACGTTCGATGATGGGCCAGACCAACGCTACACGCCTGAAATTTTAGATATTTTAAAGAAACACGATGTAAAAGCCACCTTTTTCTTAATGGGGTCACGGGTAGCCAAACATTCCGGTGTAGCACAAAGAATCGCAGCTGAAGGACATGCAATCGGGAATCATACGTATTGGCACCCTAACTTGGCAGAATCAAATATTCGGAATATGGAATGGGAAATATCAAAAACCCAGGAACAAATCCTGAAAGCAACAGGGGAAGAAAGCCATTGGTTTAGAGCTCCGTATGGTGCATTGAATGAAAAGCAGGTTTTGATGCTGGGGAATTTGAATTATAAAGGAATTGGCTGGTCAATTGACACGCAGGATTGGAGAGCCCCTGGAAAAGAATCTATAAAGGACGAGGTAATTAGTAAAATACACCCTGGAGCGATTATATTAATGCATAATGCCGGACATTGGACACAAGATTTAAGCGGCACAGTGGATTCGGTAGACGAGCTTATACCTCTTCTGAAAAGTCTTGGTTATCAATTTGTTACGGTGCCTCAAATGTGGGAAATCAATAATGGTGGTAAAGTTCCTATAGAATAA
- a CDS encoding aminoglycoside N(3)-acetyltransferase — protein MSQELRTRESIRNDLLQLGVEKGSTVLVHSSLSSLGWVNGGAVAVNLALMDVVTEEGTIVMPSQSDDMSDPTDWSQPPVPEEWVPEILETMPAYHPDYTPASRMGKVVEVFRTFPDVSRSTHPLYSFAAWGKHKDEILTQHSAEFGLGEKSPLQRLYDMDAHVLFIGSDFDACTCFHLAEYRIPDQKTVIKGAPVFKDGERVWQKFEDIEFQEERFQSLGEAFEQVKHVTKGQVGSAECRLFSIQEAVDYAEAWLNFHIFQEAD, from the coding sequence ATGTCACAGGAATTGAGAACGAGAGAATCCATTCGAAATGACTTGCTTCAGCTAGGAGTGGAAAAAGGAAGTACCGTGCTTGTTCACTCTTCATTATCTTCACTAGGTTGGGTCAACGGGGGAGCAGTAGCAGTGAATCTGGCGCTGATGGATGTCGTTACAGAAGAAGGGACGATTGTCATGCCGTCTCAATCGGATGATATGTCAGATCCCACTGATTGGAGTCAACCTCCTGTCCCTGAAGAATGGGTGCCAGAGATCCTCGAAACGATGCCTGCCTATCATCCAGATTACACACCTGCCAGTCGGATGGGGAAAGTCGTTGAAGTATTTCGTACTTTTCCAGACGTAAGCAGGAGTACCCATCCTTTGTATTCCTTTGCTGCCTGGGGGAAACATAAAGATGAAATCCTCACTCAACACTCTGCAGAATTCGGCCTCGGCGAGAAATCACCATTGCAAAGATTATATGACATGGACGCCCATGTGCTTTTCATTGGTTCTGATTTTGATGCCTGTACTTGTTTTCACCTGGCGGAATATCGCATTCCCGACCAAAAGACAGTTATAAAAGGAGCGCCAGTATTTAAGGATGGCGAACGGGTCTGGCAAAAATTTGAGGATATTGAGTTTCAGGAAGAGCGGTTCCAATCCCTTGGAGAAGCCTTTGAACAAGTGAAGCATGTGACAAAAGGGCAGGTAGGATCAGCTGAATGCCGCTTGTTCTCCATACAGGAAGCGGTCGATTATGCCGAAGCTTGGCTGAATTTCCACATTTTCCAGGAAGCAGACTGA
- a CDS encoding DUF3953 domain-containing protein gives MSLLLNASRNILSVLILFIVAFGLITKNFLLMPLMMLFLGGLMLVMGVEQLQANKESMGYPFVFVSLLCFCASFQIFTMN, from the coding sequence ATGAGTCTGTTGTTGAATGCTAGTAGAAATATCTTATCTGTCCTTATACTTTTTATCGTTGCATTTGGATTGATTACGAAAAACTTCCTCCTGATGCCATTGATGATGCTGTTCTTGGGAGGGTTGATGCTGGTCATGGGTGTGGAGCAATTACAAGCGAACAAAGAATCGATGGGTTATCCCTTTGTATTCGTCTCTTTGCTATGTTTTTGTGCTTCCTTTCAGATTTTCACCATGAATTAA
- a CDS encoding YczE/YyaS/YitT family protein translates to MLYRSVVYLVGMLINFFGVALLINATLGAGFWTSFFIGVSDHLGFTVGFWYGAFQLVIIFINAKLMKQLPEVRAVVPVILESLILDFWLEIVFANVDLSTAPFLLQVMALFTGVAIIGLGVAIYILPQFPRAPVDQLFLAVSARFNLSIQSGQTVVAVIMTSLALLVGGPVGLGTVAPMLFLGPVIQLCYTRAYPLYYKLHPDGERVYQQAV, encoded by the coding sequence ATGCTATATCGTTCCGTGGTTTACTTGGTTGGGATGCTCATCAACTTCTTTGGAGTTGCGCTATTGATCAATGCTACTTTAGGCGCTGGATTTTGGACATCATTCTTCATAGGAGTTTCCGATCACCTCGGTTTTACTGTAGGTTTCTGGTACGGGGCATTTCAACTGGTCATCATATTCATTAACGCGAAATTAATGAAGCAGCTGCCGGAGGTGCGGGCTGTCGTTCCCGTGATTTTAGAAAGTCTGATCTTAGACTTTTGGCTGGAAATCGTTTTTGCGAATGTGGATTTATCAACAGCACCATTTCTGTTACAAGTAATGGCACTGTTTACAGGAGTAGCGATCATCGGATTGGGAGTGGCCATCTATATTCTTCCGCAATTTCCACGTGCACCTGTCGACCAATTGTTCTTAGCTGTCAGTGCTCGCTTCAACTTAAGTATCCAATCAGGTCAAACCGTGGTAGCGGTGATCATGACCTCCCTTGCCTTGCTTGTAGGAGGACCCGTCGGGTTAGGGACGGTTGCACCAATGTTGTTCCTTGGTCCCGTAATCCAGCTTTGTTACACGAGAGCCTATCCGCTTTATTATAAGTTGCATCCAGATGGTGAACGGGTTTATCAGCAAGCCGTCTGA
- a CDS encoding cation:proton antiporter translates to MHGFHEVFIQILLLLAVSVSVIAIAKLLKEPDSIALVLVGLVLGMTELPLIEEAERYITQSEVFQATIISLFLPILLGDATLKLPFHELFQRKKTVLGLAFVGTFISALAIGSAAYFLLGLPLAVAFTFAALMSATDPISVLSIFKSLGVPKKMTTVMEGESLFNDGIAVVLFTIASVYLLSYIEMGWAGLGSGLLLFLKFALGGALIGLVLGYIFSQIIRIFDDYPLEIAFSALLFFGSYFIAEHFHTSGVIAVVVGGFMFGDYGAKIGMSEETKTNINSFWDTITLLANALIFLMVGLEIRNIDLAGNWGYIVSAIAIVLVGRTLAVYIGTGWVKELTSKERILINWGGLKGSLSVALALSLPMDFSGRDQVLLLTFSVVLFSLIVQGLTLKPLIKKLNLSEPQK, encoded by the coding sequence ATGCATGGATTCCACGAGGTTTTCATACAAATTTTATTACTTTTGGCAGTATCCGTATCGGTCATCGCTATTGCAAAACTATTGAAGGAACCGGACTCTATTGCATTGGTCCTTGTAGGACTAGTGCTTGGAATGACAGAACTTCCGCTTATCGAGGAAGCGGAGAGGTACATAACTCAATCAGAGGTCTTCCAGGCGACCATCATCTCGCTTTTCCTTCCGATATTACTAGGTGATGCAACACTGAAACTGCCTTTTCACGAGCTTTTTCAGCGTAAAAAAACGGTGCTGGGTCTCGCTTTCGTCGGTACATTCATTTCAGCGCTTGCCATTGGATCAGCAGCCTATTTCCTGCTGGGTCTGCCTCTTGCAGTTGCTTTTACGTTCGCAGCGCTTATGAGTGCAACCGACCCGATCAGTGTGCTATCAATTTTTAAATCATTAGGAGTTCCTAAAAAAATGACAACCGTCATGGAAGGGGAGTCTCTTTTCAATGATGGGATCGCTGTTGTCCTTTTCACGATTGCCAGTGTGTATTTGCTATCTTACATCGAAATGGGCTGGGCAGGACTTGGGAGCGGATTGTTACTATTTTTGAAATTCGCCCTCGGCGGAGCACTGATTGGTCTCGTTCTCGGCTATATTTTCTCCCAGATCATCCGCATTTTTGATGATTACCCTTTGGAAATCGCCTTCAGTGCACTCCTATTCTTCGGCAGCTATTTCATTGCGGAGCATTTTCATACGTCAGGTGTTATCGCAGTCGTTGTCGGAGGTTTCATGTTCGGTGACTACGGAGCTAAGATCGGAATGTCGGAAGAAACGAAGACCAATATTAATTCATTCTGGGATACGATCACGTTGCTTGCCAATGCCTTGATATTCCTGATGGTCGGTCTGGAGATTCGAAATATCGACTTAGCCGGAAACTGGGGCTATATTGTATCAGCCATCGCAATCGTCCTTGTCGGTCGTACACTTGCCGTCTACATTGGAACAGGTTGGGTCAAGGAATTGACATCAAAAGAAAGAATACTGATCAACTGGGGCGGGTTGAAAGGAAGTTTATCGGTTGCTCTTGCATTGAGCTTGCCGATGGATTTCAGCGGAAGAGACCAGGTGTTGCTCCTGACGTTTTCAGTCGTCCTGTTTTCCTTGATCGTGCAGGGATTGACTTTAAAACCATTAATTAAAAAGTTGAACTTAAGCGAACCTCAAAAATAA
- a CDS encoding penicillin acylase family protein, which yields METARKIDHEKQGTRRWKKVAWLTAGIIMILVAAAFIFVNVYINRSLPETSGEVKLDGLNAPVQVTRDEAGVPHLEAANERDLFMAQGFVQAQDRLFQMELARRQASGRLSEVVGESTLEQDRYFRTLGLRRAAEKSLSLYSDEALESLEAFADGVNAFIEENPLPPEFAMMGIDPEPWEPIDSLTIGKYMAFDLGGHWERQAFNYHLLQEFPEEEAYELFPTYPENAPTVLSDAAPVDIEKSLSDAVLPHEFNGSNNWVVSGDRTESGAPMLADDPHLGMATPSIWYQMDLQAPGYQVSGVIFAGVPGIILGHNDDIAWGVTNVGPDVQQLYMEKRNPDNHNEFLYEDEWEEADVINETIQVKDSDPVEMEVLETRHGPVISEFAEKSGEETVLSLRWTALDPTTELEAVLEMNRASNWQEFEQGLEKFLAPAQNFVFASKDGTIAYKANGRIPIYDQPDDALLPLRGWEAEDEWNGFIPFDELPEVVNPEAGFVATANNKITSEDYPYHISHNWAQPYRYQRIEEMLGENDSITPDDFQAMQMDVKNLQAEEFLNFMIAQVNEDKTKLEKESIALMKEWNFEDDRDLAQPLIFHRWMGILQDELYDEEISEEMRSFFEGSGQTTDELLRKVRKGEESLWVEKAGGIKALMTHSFKSTIAEISEEFGDDPTAWTWGDYHAVEFTHPLSSIGFLERFLNAGEPSPVSGSRVTVRAAGFKSDGLVNHGASWRFVIDMENTEEAYHVVGPGQSGHFRSEWYHDQLDDWVEGSYHLTKTEGFEGEELTLAPE from the coding sequence ATGGAAACTGCAAGAAAGATCGACCATGAGAAGCAGGGGACGCGTAGATGGAAAAAGGTCGCTTGGTTAACGGCTGGAATAATCATGATATTAGTGGCAGCTGCCTTTATTTTTGTAAACGTTTACATAAATCGAAGTCTTCCCGAAACTTCTGGTGAGGTAAAGTTGGATGGTTTGAATGCTCCGGTGCAGGTCACTAGGGATGAAGCAGGTGTGCCACATTTGGAAGCTGCGAATGAAAGAGATTTGTTCATGGCACAGGGTTTCGTGCAAGCACAGGACCGGCTTTTTCAAATGGAATTGGCACGCCGTCAGGCTTCTGGACGTTTAAGTGAAGTAGTAGGGGAAAGCACTCTGGAGCAAGATCGCTATTTTAGAACCCTTGGTCTGCGAAGGGCAGCGGAAAAATCACTCTCTTTATATTCTGATGAAGCACTTGAGAGCTTAGAAGCCTTTGCAGATGGCGTCAATGCATTTATTGAAGAAAACCCACTGCCGCCGGAATTCGCGATGATGGGGATTGATCCTGAGCCGTGGGAGCCGATCGACTCGCTGACAATCGGGAAATATATGGCTTTCGATCTCGGTGGGCACTGGGAACGTCAAGCATTCAACTATCACTTGCTCCAGGAGTTTCCTGAGGAGGAAGCATACGAACTATTCCCGACCTATCCTGAGAATGCTCCGACTGTACTGTCCGATGCAGCTCCTGTTGATATTGAGAAAAGTTTAAGCGATGCTGTCCTCCCTCATGAGTTCAATGGCAGCAACAATTGGGTAGTGAGTGGAGATCGTACGGAATCTGGAGCACCGATGCTTGCGGACGACCCTCATCTCGGAATGGCGACACCTTCCATCTGGTATCAAATGGATCTGCAGGCGCCCGGGTATCAGGTTTCTGGTGTCATCTTTGCCGGAGTCCCTGGTATCATTCTCGGCCACAATGATGATATAGCCTGGGGCGTTACAAATGTTGGTCCAGATGTCCAGCAGCTTTATATGGAAAAAAGAAACCCTGATAACCACAACGAATTTTTATATGAAGATGAGTGGGAAGAAGCGGATGTCATCAACGAAACGATACAAGTGAAAGACAGTGATCCAGTTGAGATGGAAGTATTAGAGACAAGGCACGGACCAGTCATCAGTGAATTCGCAGAAAAGAGTGGGGAGGAGACTGTTTTATCACTCAGATGGACAGCACTCGATCCGACTACAGAACTTGAAGCGGTGCTTGAAATGAACCGCGCGTCGAATTGGCAGGAGTTTGAACAAGGTTTGGAGAAGTTCCTGGCACCTGCCCAGAACTTTGTATTTGCAAGCAAGGATGGCACCATTGCCTATAAAGCGAATGGACGCATCCCGATCTATGATCAGCCGGATGACGCCTTGCTTCCCCTTCGAGGCTGGGAGGCTGAAGATGAATGGAATGGGTTTATCCCTTTTGATGAACTGCCTGAGGTCGTGAATCCAGAGGCTGGTTTTGTCGCGACAGCCAACAATAAAATCACTTCAGAAGATTACCCATATCATATCAGTCATAACTGGGCACAACCTTATCGATACCAGCGTATTGAAGAGATGTTAGGTGAAAATGATTCCATTACTCCAGACGATTTTCAAGCCATGCAAATGGATGTGAAAAATTTGCAAGCTGAAGAGTTTCTGAACTTTATGATCGCCCAAGTGAATGAAGACAAGACGAAATTGGAAAAAGAGAGCATAGCCCTCATGAAAGAGTGGAATTTTGAAGATGATCGTGACCTCGCTCAACCACTGATATTCCACCGCTGGATGGGTATTTTACAGGATGAACTTTACGATGAAGAAATTTCTGAAGAGATGCGCAGCTTTTTTGAAGGTTCCGGACAAACGACGGACGAGTTGCTGCGGAAGGTGAGAAAAGGAGAGGAGTCTTTATGGGTCGAAAAAGCTGGCGGAATCAAGGCTTTGATGACACATTCCTTCAAGAGTACGATTGCAGAAATATCGGAAGAGTTTGGCGATGACCCTACAGCATGGACATGGGGAGACTATCATGCGGTCGAGTTTACTCACCCGTTATCGAGCATCGGTTTTCTTGAACGCTTTCTGAATGCGGGGGAACCTTCACCAGTGAGCGGCAGCCGTGTGACGGTCCGGGCAGCCGGATTTAAAAGTGATGGGCTTGTAAATCACGGGGCATCCTGGCGTTTTGTGATAGACATGGAAAATACGGAGGAAGCTTATCATGTGGTCGGCCCTGGCCAGTCCGGGCACTTCCGAAGTGAATGGTATCATGATCAATTGGATGATTGGGTAGAAGGAAGTTATCACCTTACCAAAACAGAAGGGTTCGAGGGGGAAGAATTGACACTTGCCCCTGAATAA
- a CDS encoding aldo/keto reductase, with protein MEKIKISNTSMEASRIGLGTWAIGGWMWGGTDEDQSIKTIHSALDQGINLIDTAPVYGFGRSEEIIGKAVEQYGRREDLLLATKVGMDWNEETPFRNASKERIHQEVEDSLKRLKTDYIDIYQVHWPDPVTPIHETAEALSYLYKQGKIRAIGVSNFSPEQMDIFREAAPLHTLQPPYNLFERDIESKTLPYVQDHDITTISYGSLCRGLLSGKMSSNREFEGDDLRNNDPKFQQPRFMQYLNAVQELEQLAENRFGKSVLHLALRWVLDQPGSGIALMGGRRPDQLNPLKEVDNFTIDEQTRHDIDEILLKHINDSIGPEFMAPPDRQELGLK; from the coding sequence ATGGAAAAAATAAAAATCAGTAATACATCAATGGAAGCCAGCCGTATCGGACTCGGAACATGGGCGATTGGCGGCTGGATGTGGGGTGGCACGGATGAAGATCAATCCATCAAAACCATCCACTCCGCATTAGACCAAGGAATAAATTTAATTGATACAGCGCCAGTCTATGGTTTTGGACGTTCGGAAGAAATCATCGGTAAAGCCGTGGAGCAATACGGACGGCGTGAAGACCTTCTGTTAGCAACGAAGGTGGGTATGGACTGGAATGAGGAAACACCCTTCCGAAATGCCAGCAAAGAACGCATTCACCAGGAAGTCGAAGATTCGTTAAAACGCTTGAAAACCGATTACATCGACATCTATCAAGTCCACTGGCCGGATCCAGTAACACCGATTCATGAAACAGCAGAAGCTTTATCTTATTTATATAAACAAGGAAAAATCAGAGCCATCGGGGTGAGCAACTTCTCACCAGAACAAATGGACATTTTCCGTGAAGCAGCTCCATTGCACACTTTGCAGCCCCCATACAACTTATTCGAACGGGATATCGAATCCAAGACACTGCCATATGTACAAGATCATGACATTACGACCATCTCATATGGCTCTCTTTGCCGCGGGCTTTTATCCGGAAAAATGTCTTCAAACCGTGAGTTTGAAGGAGACGACTTGCGTAACAACGACCCTAAATTCCAACAGCCCCGCTTCATGCAATACTTGAACGCAGTACAAGAGCTCGAACAACTTGCCGAAAACCGATTCGGAAAAAGCGTTCTGCATCTAGCATTGCGTTGGGTCTTAGATCAACCCGGCTCAGGCATCGCCCTAATGGGAGGACGCCGGCCAGATCAACTGAACCCGCTTAAAGAAGTAGACAACTTTACAATTGATGAACAAACAAGACATGACATTGACGAAATACTGCTGAAACACATCAACGATTCCATCGGTCCAGAGTTCATGGCCCCACCAGACCGCCAAGAACTCGGATTGAAGTGA
- a CDS encoding DUF456 domain-containing protein, with translation MEILIWVIIIACFIASFASVIFPIIPAPLVLWIGFLAYFFFIDGSELSIFFWIGAILLTVLLIVSDIIANSYFVKRYGGSKWGERAAAIGVIVGSFIIPPFGILVIPFVLVIIVELVQKRASEDAFKAAIGSLFGFLSGTVAKIIIQLIIIIWFFLEI, from the coding sequence ATGGAAATATTAATATGGGTCATCATCATCGCTTGTTTCATCGCAAGCTTTGCAAGCGTCATTTTCCCGATCATCCCTGCACCACTTGTGCTTTGGATCGGTTTTCTGGCATACTTTTTCTTTATAGATGGCAGTGAGCTTTCGATCTTCTTCTGGATTGGTGCTATTCTCCTCACCGTTTTATTGATCGTATCTGATATTATTGCAAACAGTTATTTCGTCAAACGTTACGGTGGAAGTAAATGGGGCGAACGTGCAGCAGCCATCGGAGTTATCGTTGGTTCATTCATCATTCCGCCGTTCGGGATCCTCGTTATTCCATTCGTTCTCGTCATCATCGTAGAACTGGTACAAAAACGAGCATCTGAGGACGCCTTCAAAGCAGCAATAGGTTCATTATTCGGTTTCTTGAGCGGAACCGTAGCCAAAATCATCATCCAGTTGATCATCATCATATGGTTCTTTCTGGAAATTTAG